GGGTTCTAGATATAGGCGCGTATGGTATTATGGTTCCGTGGGTTAATACACGCGAAAGTGCCGAAGCGGTCATCAAGGCCGTGACGTATCCACCTCACGGCATTAGAGGCTTTGGACCCAGAAGGGCCGTATATTATGGACTAGAGTCTAGCAACGAGTACTTTAGGACGGTTGGTGACGAGATTCTGGTAATCGTTCAAATCGAGACAGAAGACGCTGTTAATAACATCGATGAGATACTTTCAGTCAAGGGCATCGATGTAGCTTTCGTGGGACCATACGATTTATCCGCGAATTTGGGAATATTCGGAGACTTTGAACATCCAAAGTTTAGATCAACTATCGAGGCGGTTTTGAATTCCTGTAAAAGAAAAGGGGTTGCGCCAGGGATGGCAGCATTCTCTGTCGACGACGCTATAAACGCCCTCAAGATGGGTTTTAAGTTCGTATCAGTAGGTTACGACATATTTGATCTGACAAGAATTTATCGTTCCAACGTTGAGAAGTTAAGGAATCACTTAAGTTTCCTCACGTAGTTCACTAACGTTCCTATTTTTTCGATGTAGATCTCTATCTTTTCGCCACCTTTGAGTTGTACATCTCTACCCGGAATGATGCCCGTGCCCGTTGATACCAGCGTCCCGCTAGGCACTATGTTGTCTCTCAATAAGTATGCGATTATGGTTTCCAGTCGCTTCTTCATCTTTGAAGTGTTCGTTTCACCGACAAATACAACGTCACCATTTCTTAAAATCCTCATTTTTATAACAAGGTTGTGTGGATCTGCAATTTCATCGGGTGTCGTTATGTACGGCCCGAAGGAAAAACAGCCCTTATAGATTTTTGCTTGCGGTAAGTATAGAGGGTTCTGAGCCTCAATGTCGCGTGCTGTCATGTCGTTACATACGGTATAGCCAAGGATCGTCCCGTCAACATCCAGTACGATGCCAAGTTCGGGTTCTGGCAACGTCCAAGTAGAGTCGCTTCGGATATTGATGAAATCCTCGTGTCCTACGGAGCGTCTTCCGCCAGCATCCTTGAAGAATAATTCGGGTCTCTCGGATACATAGGCCATCTCGTAAATGCTCTCACCTTTAATCATTGCGACGTCTTCTTCGGTATACCTGGTTCTGGCTCTTTCGTAAACTATTCCTGCTCCCCATATTTCTGGCGGATCATAAGGAGTGATTAATCTCTCCTTCTTGAGCAGCTCCTCCATCGTTAGGCCGATCTTTTCATAAGGACCTATCCTACCTTCCTTCTTGAAGGTTATCAAAATACTTAACGGATCGTCCGGGCTTCTGAAGACTTCATTATCTTTCTGGACATACGTGTTAATCTTGTCCTTCCCATTTATGGTCCGGAATACTTTCATATGCTTCGTTAGATGTGCGTCATACCAGTTATTAATTTTTTGGTAAGGCGTTTTCCGTCAGGCAGGTCTAATTGCTGGAAAGTTCAGGCCGGTTTTCTCATCGAATCCTAACATTATATTCATGCATTGTATAGCCTGACCTGCCGCACCCTTTACGAGGTTGTCGATGGCAGCCATCAAGGCCGCCCTGCCAATCCTTTTCTCTACGGCGAAACCTACATCCACGAAGTTGCTACCTATGACGTGCTTTGGATCAGGATATTGGTACGGCTTACCCCTGACTATTCTAACGAACGGTTCTTTTCCATACTCAACAGCGTAAACTTTCCAGACATCTTGCTCATCCATGTTGGGATTGACGAGCCAAACGTGCGAAGTTGCCAGTGCGCCCCTTACACTTCCTACGGCATGCGGAACGAAGGCTATCCTCAATTCTCTACCTGCTATTTGTGAAAGTTCTTGTTCAATTTCTGCTACATGTCTATGACCCGATGCTTCGTACGGTCTCATAACGTTAGCCCTCTCTGGATGATGTGTGCCGGCCGTCGGTATTCTTCCTGCCTCGCTGCTTCCGACTTTGACGTCAACTGCTATATGGTCTAGGTCTATGATGCGAGCTTTAACTGCCGGTATGAGCGAAAGGATCGCGGCCGTGGAGTTGCAACCAGGACATGCCACGAGCTTTGCAGAG
This genomic stretch from Aigarchaeota archaeon harbors:
- the argC gene encoding N-acetyl-gamma-glutamyl-phosphate reductase, which codes for MTVKVSIIGASGYTGGELLRLLANHDKVELVYATSREYAGKPLTTVHPNLRGFFSGMKFSDVNIDKISSDSDLVFVNTPAGTSVNYTPKLLEVGLRVIDLSPDFRLKKTEDYELWYEMKHPMPELLKEAVFGLPELHRKEIASAKLVACPGCNSTAAILSLIPAVKARIIDLDHIAVDVKVGSSEAGRIPTAGTHHPERANVMRPYEASGHRHVAEIEQELSQIAGRELRIAFVPHAVGSVRGALATSHVWLVNPNMDEQDVWKVYAVEYGKEPFVRIVRGKPYQYPDPKHVIGSNFVDVGFAVEKRIGRAALMAAIDNLVKGAAGQAIQCMNIMLGFDEKTGLNFPAIRPA
- a CDS encoding fumarylacetoacetate hydrolase family protein; protein product: MKVFRTINGKDKINTYVQKDNEVFRSPDDPLSILITFKKEGRIGPYEKIGLTMEELLKKERLITPYDPPEIWGAGIVYERARTRYTEEDVAMIKGESIYEMAYVSERPELFFKDAGGRRSVGHEDFINIRSDSTWTLPEPELGIVLDVDGTILGYTVCNDMTARDIEAQNPLYLPQAKIYKGCFSFGPYITTPDEIADPHNLVIKMRILRNGDVVFVGETNTSKMKKRLETIIAYLLRDNIVPSGTLVSTGTGIIPGRDVQLKGGEKIEIYIEKIGTLVNYVRKLK
- a CDS encoding aldolase/citrate lyase family protein, translated to MFKNKVKRLLYEGKAAIGAWVTINNIDVVEALSRVGLDWLLFDMEHGPLEVSDIQRLLPATNGTETVPLVRIPWNDFVTIKRVLDIGAYGIMVPWVNTRESAEAVIKAVTYPPHGIRGFGPRRAVYYGLESSNEYFRTVGDEILVIVQIETEDAVNNIDEILSVKGIDVAFVGPYDLSANLGIFGDFEHPKFRSTIEAVLNSCKRKGVAPGMAAFSVDDAINALKMGFKFVSVGYDIFDLTRIYRSNVEKLRNHLSFLT